One stretch of Leadbetterella byssophila DSM 17132 DNA includes these proteins:
- a CDS encoding acetyl-CoA C-acyltransferase, which produces MEAYIIDGFRSPVGKAPRGVFRFTRPDDLAADVIKHLLKQHPELDPQKVDDLIVGNAVPEADQGMQMARYISLLALGKEVPGITINRYCGSGVEAVAMAVGKIKSGMADIIIAGGTESMSLVPTTGYKTALNYEIATAHPDYYIGMGLTAEQVANKYQITREEQDQFAYESHQKALNAQKEGYFDSGIVPITVKETYFDANTGKKKTKEYTVTKDEGPRADTSVEALAKLKPVFAAGGTVTAGNSSQTSDGAAFLLVASERAVKEYNLKPIAKLVSYAVAGVEPSLMGIGPVEAIPKALRQAGLKLDDIDQIELNEAFAAQALAVVKELGIDRKKLNPNGGAIALGHALGSTGARLSVQILNEMKRQGQKYGMVTACVGGGQGVAGIYELL; this is translated from the coding sequence ATGGAAGCATATATCATAGATGGTTTTAGGTCGCCAGTAGGAAAAGCGCCAAGAGGGGTATTTCGTTTTACTCGTCCTGATGACCTTGCCGCAGATGTTATCAAACATCTATTAAAACAACATCCGGAATTAGATCCACAAAAGGTGGATGATCTTATAGTGGGTAACGCTGTGCCTGAAGCTGACCAAGGGATGCAAATGGCTCGTTACATTTCTCTTTTAGCATTAGGTAAAGAAGTGCCAGGAATTACCATTAACCGCTATTGTGGATCAGGAGTTGAGGCTGTGGCTATGGCAGTAGGTAAGATTAAATCCGGTATGGCAGATATCATCATTGCTGGAGGAACAGAGTCTATGTCTTTGGTTCCCACTACGGGGTATAAGACTGCATTGAATTATGAGATTGCAACAGCTCATCCTGATTACTATATAGGAATGGGATTGACAGCGGAGCAAGTTGCTAATAAGTACCAGATCACAAGAGAGGAGCAGGATCAATTCGCATATGAGTCTCACCAGAAGGCGCTTAATGCGCAAAAGGAAGGTTACTTTGATAGCGGAATTGTTCCTATTACAGTGAAGGAAACCTACTTTGATGCAAATACTGGAAAAAAGAAAACCAAAGAGTATACAGTTACAAAAGACGAGGGTCCGCGAGCAGATACGAGTGTTGAGGCTTTAGCTAAATTGAAACCAGTATTTGCAGCTGGTGGAACAGTTACGGCGGGTAACTCCTCTCAGACATCTGATGGCGCTGCATTTCTATTGGTGGCATCTGAGCGTGCGGTTAAAGAATATAATTTGAAGCCTATTGCTAAATTGGTATCATACGCTGTGGCTGGCGTAGAGCCTAGTTTGATGGGTATTGGGCCAGTTGAGGCTATTCCAAAGGCTTTACGTCAAGCAGGTTTAAAATTGGATGATATTGATCAAATTGAATTAAATGAAGCTTTTGCAGCCCAAGCTTTGGCCGTTGTGAAAGAATTAGGGATAGATCGTAAAAAATTGAATCCAAACGGAGGAGCTATCGCCCTAGGTCATGCTCTAGGTTCTACCGGTGCCAGACTTTCCGTTCAAATTCTGAACGAAATGAAAAGACAGGGTCAGAAATATGGAATGGTTACTGCCTGTGTGGGTGGTGGACAAGGTGTGGCCGGTATTTATGAATTGCTATAA
- a CDS encoding DUF4097 family beta strand repeat-containing protein yields the protein MKILNLLMALLFTCSAAIAQNNEPYLVKNFDGESITRVEASTSGGTIKVTGGASRATVKVFVRSNSLNNKLTQSEIKERLENYILEIKVSGSTLICLAKAKKENFSWNNSNRLSIGFEITVPERVDTDLATAGGSINLAKLTGNLIFRTSGGSIGLENITGTVKGATSGGSIKVKYMDANGTLSTSGGSITAENATGDLKFVTSGGSITFNDMEGDIRGTTSGGSIKANNIKGNLYISTSGGSIKFTNIEGNISGSTSGGGIEGNILSIDKTVNLSTSAGSIKVDLPFNEGMDLDLKGNRIYSDKLAKVSSTLKEGKVNGKVNGGGKSVKMRTSAGSIYVD from the coding sequence ATGAAAATACTTAATCTTCTGATGGCATTGTTGTTCACATGTAGCGCGGCTATCGCTCAGAACAATGAACCCTATTTGGTCAAAAATTTTGATGGAGAATCTATAACTCGCGTTGAAGCTAGTACTTCAGGAGGAACTATAAAAGTGACAGGTGGTGCTTCAAGAGCTACTGTAAAAGTTTTTGTTCGTTCTAATAGCCTAAATAATAAATTAACTCAGTCAGAAATTAAAGAACGTTTAGAAAACTATATCCTCGAAATCAAGGTATCTGGTAGTACCCTTATTTGCTTGGCAAAAGCCAAAAAAGAAAACTTTAGTTGGAACAATTCCAACCGCCTCTCCATAGGATTTGAAATAACTGTACCCGAAAGAGTTGATACGGATCTAGCAACAGCGGGTGGAAGTATCAATCTAGCAAAATTGACAGGAAATCTAATATTTAGAACTTCAGGTGGATCCATAGGGCTAGAGAATATTACAGGAACCGTTAAAGGAGCTACCTCAGGCGGATCCATAAAAGTGAAATATATGGATGCTAATGGAACTTTAAGTACTAGTGGAGGTTCGATTACGGCAGAAAATGCTACGGGAGATTTAAAATTTGTTACATCCGGAGGAAGCATTACTTTTAATGATATGGAAGGGGATATCAGAGGAACCACCAGCGGCGGATCTATCAAAGCGAATAACATAAAGGGGAATCTCTATATTTCAACTTCAGGTGGTAGCATAAAATTCACTAATATTGAAGGTAATATCAGTGGCTCAACCTCCGGTGGAGGAATTGAAGGAAATATTTTAAGCATTGACAAAACTGTGAACCTGAGCACTTCTGCCGGTTCTATCAAAGTAGACCTACCGTTTAATGAAGGAATGGATCTAGATCTTAAAGGAAATAGAATCTATAGTGATAAACTTGCTAAAGTTTCCAGCACTTTGAAAGAAGGAAAGGTAAATGGTAAAGTGAATGGTGGAGGTAAAAGTGTAAAAATGCGAACTTCTGCAGGATCTATTTACGTTGATTAA
- the ilvA gene encoding threonine ammonia-lyase: MNLEGIYQAAERLSEVAMKTPLLKNKNLSERFEANIFLKREDLQVVRSYKIRGAYNKMASMGAEALSKGVVCASAGNHAQGVAYACQQMGVKGHIFMPSTTPAQKVKQVKMFGKEWVEIVLSGDTFDDSYHAALQFSKENGKVFVHPFDDELVIQGQGTVGLEIFKELDIKVDYLIFAIGGGGLASGVSTVFKALSPSTKLIGVEPQGSPTLKTAIEKGEVCTLEQIDKFVDGAAVMRAGELTFQIVKENLDDILLVPEGKVCSTILQLYNEEAIVVEPAGALSVSALDFLKEDIKGKNVVCIIGGGNNDITRTEEIKERSLIYEGLKHYFIVKFPQRSGALNEFLSQVLGPTVDIVFFEYSKKTAREKGPALIGVEISSREEFEPMIARMREHKVQFTYINDKPDLFEFLI, from the coding sequence ATGAATTTAGAGGGAATATATCAAGCTGCGGAAAGATTGTCAGAAGTGGCAATGAAAACGCCATTGCTTAAAAATAAAAACCTATCCGAAAGATTTGAAGCAAATATTTTTTTAAAAAGGGAAGACCTGCAAGTGGTTCGTTCTTACAAGATCAGAGGGGCTTATAATAAAATGGCTTCTATGGGTGCGGAGGCACTCTCTAAAGGTGTAGTGTGTGCTAGCGCCGGAAATCATGCACAAGGAGTGGCGTATGCCTGCCAACAAATGGGCGTCAAAGGACATATTTTTATGCCATCTACTACTCCTGCTCAAAAAGTCAAGCAGGTTAAAATGTTTGGGAAAGAATGGGTGGAGATTGTGCTCTCCGGAGATACCTTTGATGATTCTTATCACGCAGCACTTCAATTTAGTAAAGAAAACGGGAAGGTATTTGTTCACCCATTTGATGACGAGTTAGTTATACAGGGTCAAGGAACCGTAGGTTTAGAGATTTTTAAGGAGCTGGATATCAAGGTGGATTACCTCATTTTTGCTATAGGAGGGGGAGGCTTAGCTTCCGGTGTATCTACCGTTTTTAAAGCCTTAAGTCCTTCAACGAAATTAATAGGAGTGGAACCTCAAGGCTCCCCAACCTTAAAAACAGCTATTGAAAAGGGAGAAGTATGCACCTTAGAGCAGATTGATAAATTTGTGGATGGAGCTGCAGTGATGCGTGCTGGTGAATTGACTTTTCAGATAGTTAAAGAAAATTTAGATGATATTCTGCTAGTTCCAGAGGGAAAAGTATGTTCTACTATCCTGCAACTATATAATGAAGAAGCCATAGTAGTGGAGCCTGCAGGTGCACTAAGTGTTTCAGCACTAGATTTCTTAAAAGAAGACATCAAAGGTAAGAATGTGGTTTGTATTATAGGTGGAGGGAATAATGATATTACGCGAACAGAGGAAATCAAAGAAAGATCTTTGATCTACGAAGGACTAAAGCACTATTTCATCGTAAAATTTCCTCAACGTTCCGGGGCTTTGAATGAGTTTTTAAGTCAAGTCTTAGGGCCTACAGTAGACATTGTTTTCTTTGAATATTCTAAAAAAACCGCTAGAGAAAAAGGACCTGCACTGATAGGAGTAGAGATCAGTTCAAGAGAAGAATTTGAACCTATGATTGCTAGAATGCGGGAGCATAAGGTGCAGTTTACTTACATCAATGACAAGCCGGACTTATTTGAATTCCTCATTTAA
- a CDS encoding outer membrane beta-barrel protein — translation MKNLITLVLAFVLHYSVQGQVVKGQVKGRDGSTLVNSTVMFLDTKDSTMLSFAKTKENGLFEIKKPAKEEAILQVSYVGYEKFMLYLNLSTLADDLGVITLDSASKELAELVIKGEKAAVEIKKDTVEFNASSFKVQENAMAEDLLKRMPGMEVDRDGSVTAQGKSVTRVLVEGKEFFGRDPKMATKNIPADAIDKVQLFDKKSDRAEFTGIDDGEEETTINLVLKENKKNLGFGRVNAGLGADANKDLRYNVGGTYSSFKNGNQLSFVGNANNVNQMSFSNNEFSMIGVGRGGGGISFGGGGMAGSARSGLMRNISGGVNFNNKLSQKTELNGSYNYTNSNTYVTRDGSSQSVIGNLETSGNSSSIQDSDSQMHRLNFTLNSKLNDKNSIRWTNRLDFRDNSNLTESEDAEYIRATEQLRNSTSRVNTTEGNSIGFTSQALYQLAFAKKGRTLTTNLTFGLNNSNNDGRLLSNNGLFDAATGTIQYTLLNQINTQKSDRTSMGAEFSYTEPLNTRNFVEVNYSFQKVANDLDKEVFNVKETGNTLDSTLSNKYNNDYFYNRAGLSYRMSYEKWNANFGAAIQDSRLEGNLILRNELIKKRFTNPVFTGRLRYSFTSAKSMDLSYNTSVSEPSITQLSPVPDNSNPLNIYVGNPDLKPQYAQRMNVNYRSFNQLNFTSFFVAMGLNYTSDNITDSVTVDNETLARIRKPINYGDNLSFNGVANYGFRIRPISTRFSITSSFNVGRSQTLINNLDNITNTFMNTNSVRADITPGDNLILGLSARVSFNNTTYSQNSQLNPNYVNQGYTGDLEWKLGNLFTLNSTMDYSIYKYATSDEVQRVPLWNAAIFKSILKGKKAEIRFSVNDILGRNRTISQSASGNTFSETRTNALGRYFLFTFTYNINGGVPSMGRPMGR, via the coding sequence ATGAAAAATCTGATTACTCTGGTACTGGCTTTTGTTCTACACTACAGTGTACAAGGGCAGGTAGTTAAGGGGCAAGTGAAAGGAAGGGACGGGTCTACCCTTGTAAACAGTACGGTAATGTTCTTAGATACAAAAGACTCTACCATGCTTTCCTTCGCTAAGACTAAAGAAAATGGTCTATTTGAAATCAAAAAACCCGCAAAAGAAGAAGCTATTTTACAAGTAAGTTATGTGGGTTACGAGAAATTCATGCTGTACTTAAATCTAAGTACTTTAGCCGATGATTTGGGAGTTATCACCTTGGATTCTGCGTCAAAGGAATTAGCGGAACTCGTGATCAAAGGTGAGAAGGCTGCAGTAGAGATCAAAAAAGATACGGTTGAATTTAACGCAAGCTCCTTTAAAGTTCAAGAAAACGCCATGGCAGAAGATCTTCTGAAGAGAATGCCTGGTATGGAAGTGGATAGAGATGGAAGTGTAACTGCCCAAGGAAAATCAGTTACCAGAGTATTGGTTGAAGGAAAAGAGTTCTTTGGTAGAGATCCCAAAATGGCTACCAAAAATATTCCTGCTGACGCTATTGATAAGGTACAGCTTTTTGATAAAAAATCTGACCGTGCGGAATTTACTGGAATAGATGATGGAGAAGAAGAAACAACCATCAACTTAGTTCTTAAAGAAAACAAAAAGAACCTAGGTTTTGGTAGGGTTAATGCTGGTCTTGGCGCTGATGCAAATAAAGATCTAAGATATAACGTTGGCGGTACATACAGTTCTTTCAAAAATGGTAATCAGTTATCATTTGTGGGTAATGCCAATAACGTAAATCAAATGTCCTTCTCGAATAACGAGTTCAGTATGATAGGTGTAGGAAGAGGAGGTGGAGGTATCAGCTTCGGCGGTGGAGGCATGGCTGGATCCGCCAGAAGTGGTTTGATGCGCAATATCTCCGGGGGGGTGAATTTTAACAACAAATTAAGCCAAAAAACGGAGTTAAACGGAAGTTATAACTATACCAATAGTAATACCTATGTTACACGTGACGGTTCCTCACAGAGTGTAATTGGGAATTTGGAGACTTCAGGTAATTCAAGTTCCATTCAGGACTCTGATAGTCAGATGCACCGTTTAAATTTCACGTTGAATAGCAAGCTAAATGATAAAAACTCTATCCGTTGGACTAACCGCTTGGATTTCAGAGATAACTCTAACTTGACGGAATCAGAAGATGCAGAATATATCAGAGCTACTGAGCAATTAAGAAATAGTACTTCTAGAGTAAATACCACTGAGGGTAATAGTATAGGCTTTACTTCTCAAGCTTTGTACCAACTGGCTTTTGCAAAGAAAGGTAGAACCCTAACCACTAACCTTACCTTTGGTCTGAATAATTCAAATAATGACGGTAGACTACTTTCAAACAACGGTTTATTTGATGCAGCAACAGGTACTATTCAATATACTCTTTTGAACCAAATTAACACGCAAAAGAGTGATCGAACTTCAATGGGAGCAGAATTCTCCTACACTGAACCATTAAATACTAGAAACTTTGTAGAAGTGAATTATTCCTTCCAAAAGGTAGCAAATGATTTAGATAAAGAAGTATTTAACGTTAAAGAAACGGGAAATACCTTAGATTCTACTTTGAGTAACAAATACAATAATGACTATTTCTACAATAGAGCTGGTTTAAGCTATAGAATGAGTTATGAAAAATGGAATGCTAACTTTGGAGCAGCCATTCAAGATTCACGTTTAGAAGGAAACTTGATTTTAAGGAATGAACTGATTAAGAAGCGCTTCACTAATCCTGTCTTTACCGGTAGATTACGTTATTCTTTTACTAGCGCGAAATCTATGGATTTAAGCTATAATACTAGTGTTTCTGAGCCATCTATTACTCAGTTATCGCCCGTTCCTGATAACTCGAATCCATTGAATATATACGTTGGTAACCCTGATCTTAAACCGCAATATGCGCAAAGAATGAATGTGAACTATAGAAGTTTTAACCAATTGAACTTCACTAGTTTCTTCGTTGCCATGGGCTTGAACTATACTTCTGATAATATTACAGATTCTGTGACCGTTGATAACGAGACTTTAGCAAGAATCAGAAAACCTATTAACTATGGAGATAATTTGAGCTTCAATGGAGTAGCAAACTACGGTTTCAGAATTCGTCCAATAAGCACTCGCTTCAGCATTACTTCTAGCTTTAATGTAGGTCGTTCACAGACATTAATCAATAATCTTGATAACATTACGAACACTTTCATGAATACCAATTCCGTGAGAGCAGATATCACTCCTGGTGATAACTTGATCTTAGGTTTAAGTGCTAGAGTGTCGTTTAATAACACTACATATTCTCAAAACAGCCAGTTGAACCCCAATTACGTAAACCAAGGTTATACCGGTGATTTGGAATGGAAATTAGGTAATTTATTTACTTTGAATAGTACCATGGACTATTCCATCTACAAATACGCTACCAGTGATGAGGTACAAAGAGTTCCTCTATGGAATGCAGCTATCTTCAAGAGTATCTTGAAAGGAAAGAAAGCAGAGATTCGTTTCTCTGTGAATGATATCCTAGGAAGGAACAGAACCATTAGCCAAAGTGCAAGCGGTAACACCTTTAGTGAAACTAGAACCAATGCTTTGGGACGTTACTTCCTATTTACCTTTACTTATAACATTAATGGTGGCGTTCCAAGTATGGGTCGTCCAATGGGTAGATAA